The Chryseobacterium aureum genome contains a region encoding:
- a CDS encoding VanZ family protein → MLKKIYTIFIVPFTLFLLYLMFFGMGRYQSEENLITVEPILSTVKYIQGIRYWRETVTVVLGNIVMFMPFGFLGWVFPKLKDLKPLLINFMAAITIVEALQYFTRLGIFEVDDIILNTFGVYLGWLLCRLMEKKFSC, encoded by the coding sequence ATGTTGAAAAAAATATATACAATCTTTATTGTGCCCTTTACCCTGTTTTTGCTGTACCTGATGTTTTTCGGGATGGGCAGATATCAGTCTGAGGAAAACCTGATTACGGTAGAGCCTATACTTTCTACCGTTAAATATATACAGGGAATCAGATATTGGAGAGAAACTGTAACTGTTGTTCTCGGAAATATTGTGATGTTTATGCCTTTTGGTTTTTTGGGATGGGTTTTTCCGAAACTGAAAGATTTAAAACCATTACTCATTAATTTTATGGCTGCAATTACGATTGTGGAGGCGCTTCAATACTTTACAAGACTGGGAATATTTGAGGTAGATGATATCATCCTGAATACTTTTGGGGTGTATTTAGGATGGCTGCTTTGCAGGTTGATGGAAAAGAAATTTAG
- a CDS encoding nuclear transport factor 2 family protein, which translates to MNNKELVFKAITAVFVDRDITAFEQYFGENYIQHNPVIPNGTDALKQLLPVLPADFGYEPGVMAENGNIVMIHGRYTNWNGKNRIGVDIFRVDNGKLVEHWDVLQEEVTAENSANGNSMFPIVL; encoded by the coding sequence ATGAATAATAAAGAATTGGTATTCAAAGCAATTACTGCTGTGTTTGTTGACAGAGATATTACCGCGTTTGAGCAATATTTCGGAGAGAATTATATTCAGCATAATCCTGTAATTCCCAACGGAACCGACGCTTTGAAACAGCTTTTGCCAGTATTGCCGGCAGATTTTGGATATGAACCCGGAGTTATGGCAGAAAATGGAAATATAGTAATGATTCACGGGCGCTACACCAACTGGAATGGTAAAAATAGAATTGGAGTAGATATTTTTAGAGTGGATAACGGAAAGCTGGTGGAACACTGGGATGTTTTACAGGAGGAAGTCACTGCGGAAAATTCAGCGAATGGAAATTCCATGTTTCCCATAGTATTATAA
- a CDS encoding winged helix-turn-helix transcriptional regulator, whose protein sequence is MENKRKNKDFNPNNCPVTHFYNKVGGKWKTVIMYGISMKVNRFSTLQKAIPMISKQMLVNQLREMEEDHIIERTIYAEIPPRVEYKLTEYGQTFMPVLMTIQDWGLKDMALKN, encoded by the coding sequence ATGGAAAATAAAAGAAAAAATAAAGATTTCAATCCTAATAACTGTCCGGTAACTCACTTCTACAATAAAGTGGGCGGCAAGTGGAAAACGGTAATTATGTACGGAATAAGTATGAAAGTAAACCGTTTCAGCACGCTGCAGAAAGCCATTCCGATGATCAGTAAGCAAATGCTTGTGAACCAGCTCAGAGAAATGGAAGAAGATCATATTATTGAAAGAACAATTTATGCAGAAATACCTCCCAGAGTAGAATATAAACTTACAGAGTACGGCCAGACTTTTATGCCGGTTCTGATGACCATTCAGGATTGGGGACTTAAGGATATGGCTTTAAAAAATTAA
- the lnt gene encoding apolipoprotein N-acyltransferase, which translates to MKYVLLTLISAMLLSVSWPTYGVPFFIFFALVPLLMMEHGVSKFSDYKRKSWVVFGLSYLCFVIWNIVTTGWLYGSKNPDGSHSMMAVVFPVLVNSFLYSLVFQCYHWYKNAQGTYWGLGFLIAIWMSFEKFHLGWELTWPWLNLGNVFSDYPKLIQWYDTLGATGGSFWILLVNVLIFYTVRTWEAGRKRKDLIRNSAIVGVLIVLPMIISVIKYHNFDEKPIGQVGILMLQPDLDPYAEKYSKDSLAIEQDLLALAEKNSTGKIDYYMAPETALPGRGSISETAFEKSVLLNNIKGFLSQHPGSVFATGISSHRFFYNPADLPKEAYQINSGVWVSSYNTAIQLVPDQKVQAYHKGKLVPGVEIFPYMNVLKPLLGDAMLNLGGTVASLGTDKERVAFSNPYNKGKLAPIICYESIYGEFVTDYVKKGANFLGIMTNDSWWGVTEGHKQLLSYAKLRAIETRREIARAANSGISAHINAKGEVTADTFYGDKTALFAKVNLYDTMTFYTRAGDLLSRFSIFALGFLLFYFLIEWFKNKTKKA; encoded by the coding sequence ATGAAATACGTTTTACTTACCCTGATTTCAGCAATGCTGCTGTCGGTTTCATGGCCTACTTACGGAGTTCCGTTTTTTATATTTTTTGCACTTGTTCCTCTTTTGATGATGGAGCATGGGGTTTCAAAATTTTCAGATTATAAGAGAAAAAGCTGGGTAGTCTTCGGATTATCCTACTTGTGCTTTGTGATCTGGAATATCGTCACTACAGGATGGCTGTACGGCTCAAAGAATCCCGACGGAAGCCATTCTATGATGGCTGTTGTATTTCCGGTGCTGGTAAACTCCTTTTTATATTCTCTGGTATTTCAATGCTATCACTGGTATAAAAATGCACAGGGAACCTATTGGGGATTAGGATTCCTGATTGCCATCTGGATGAGTTTTGAAAAGTTTCATTTAGGATGGGAATTAACGTGGCCGTGGCTCAACCTTGGGAATGTATTTTCTGATTATCCCAAACTGATCCAATGGTATGATACATTGGGGGCAACCGGAGGGAGTTTCTGGATTCTCCTGGTTAATGTTTTAATTTTCTATACCGTAAGAACCTGGGAAGCCGGACGAAAGCGGAAAGATCTCATTAGAAATTCAGCAATTGTTGGGGTTTTAATTGTTCTTCCCATGATTATTTCGGTGATCAAATACCATAATTTTGATGAAAAACCCATCGGACAAGTGGGTATTCTCATGCTGCAGCCGGACCTTGATCCTTATGCTGAAAAGTATTCGAAAGACAGCCTCGCCATAGAGCAGGATTTGTTGGCGCTTGCCGAAAAGAATTCTACGGGAAAGATTGATTATTATATGGCTCCGGAAACGGCACTTCCCGGAAGAGGATCCATTTCTGAAACAGCTTTTGAAAAGAGTGTACTTCTTAATAACATCAAAGGGTTTCTGTCCCAGCATCCGGGATCTGTTTTTGCAACAGGAATATCCTCACACCGTTTTTTTTACAATCCTGCCGACCTGCCAAAAGAAGCTTACCAGATCAACAGCGGTGTTTGGGTGAGCAGCTATAATACAGCGATACAGCTGGTTCCTGATCAGAAAGTTCAGGCTTACCACAAAGGAAAACTCGTACCGGGTGTTGAAATATTTCCTTATATGAATGTTTTAAAACCATTGTTAGGAGATGCCATGCTGAATCTGGGGGGCACCGTAGCCTCTTTGGGAACAGATAAAGAAAGAGTTGCCTTTTCAAACCCTTATAACAAAGGGAAACTTGCTCCTATTATCTGCTATGAAAGTATTTATGGGGAATTTGTAACAGACTATGTGAAAAAAGGAGCTAATTTCTTAGGCATTATGACCAATGACTCCTGGTGGGGCGTTACGGAAGGACATAAACAGCTTTTATCCTATGCTAAACTAAGAGCGATTGAAACCAGAAGAGAAATTGCCCGCGCTGCCAACAGTGGAATTTCGGCACATATCAATGCGAAAGGAGAAGTGACGGCTGATACTTTTTATGGAGATAAAACAGCTTTATTTGCAAAAGTAAATCTGTATGACACCATGACATTCTATACAAGGGCCGGAGACCTTCTTTCAAGGTTTTCCATCTTCGCATTAGGATTTTTATTGTTTTATTTTCTGATTGAATGGTTTAAAAACAAAACGAAGAAAGCTTAG
- a CDS encoding T9SS type A sorting domain-containing protein, whose translation MLPVSIMAQNFTEIQTGMNNFYYSAADIADIDNNGTMDIVLNGAIDSDGDGNVDRTYNEVYQNNGTTLLPYAGLGADVTHLGDIRFIDFNNDGLMDIVSTGLSYLDVVNYKQYRFRNTGTGFVKEADLPGKIYGSIEVFDFNHDGKPDYAINGTQYAHGGGFRNTLDYYKNTGAGFDMTENWVDGTQSGSFKVVDLDNDHLLDLIIIGSDINGTPVSKVYMNQAGVLNPTQDLFPVGVGKIDFADFNADGFQDVVVIGRDGNDDGYFAVLMNDGTGHLTPQTITGTDISDVSLSIGDLNNDGYYDFIVSGNENYNAVVKTYIYDVANNKFNEGTITGITELGGPGLVHLFDFNNDNHPDILLGGFDWSASDLPSLTKLFKNNSTAVNAKPTAPTHLNVTKSGNRFNFSWSGASDDKTPVNALRYEITVGSTQGANDIAKYVVTTPSWFLELDPAIQNVYWSVKSIDASKVYSDASPQGTLGTSEIKSDKQLVIYPNPVSDKVYIRGEKVSEAEMYAMDGRKMNISVNGDQSIDVSHVPKGVYILKLKIKNEITTRKLTIK comes from the coding sequence ATGTTACCAGTCAGCATCATGGCTCAGAACTTTACTGAGATCCAGACGGGCATGAATAATTTCTATTATTCTGCAGCTGATATTGCTGATATAGACAACAATGGAACAATGGATATTGTGCTTAACGGAGCTATTGATTCTGATGGCGACGGAAATGTAGACCGTACTTACAATGAAGTCTATCAGAATAACGGAACAACATTACTGCCTTATGCAGGACTGGGAGCGGATGTAACGCATCTTGGAGACATCAGATTCATTGATTTTAATAATGACGGGCTGATGGATATTGTTTCTACAGGACTCAGCTATTTGGATGTTGTTAATTATAAACAATACAGATTCAGGAATACCGGAACTGGTTTTGTGAAAGAAGCTGACCTTCCGGGGAAAATCTACGGATCAATAGAGGTGTTTGATTTTAATCACGATGGTAAACCTGACTACGCGATCAACGGAACGCAATATGCTCATGGTGGAGGTTTCAGAAATACCCTGGATTATTATAAAAACACAGGTGCTGGATTTGATATGACGGAAAACTGGGTAGATGGTACCCAAAGTGGAAGTTTTAAAGTTGTAGATCTGGATAATGACCATCTTCTGGATCTCATAATTATAGGCTCAGACATCAATGGTACTCCGGTGTCTAAAGTATATATGAATCAGGCCGGAGTTTTGAATCCTACACAGGATCTTTTTCCGGTAGGGGTGGGGAAAATAGATTTTGCTGATTTTAATGCGGATGGATTTCAGGATGTTGTCGTGATTGGGAGAGATGGAAATGATGATGGGTATTTTGCTGTTCTGATGAATGACGGAACAGGTCATTTAACGCCCCAAACGATTACCGGAACTGATATTTCTGACGTTTCACTAAGTATTGGTGATCTTAACAATGACGGTTATTATGATTTTATTGTTTCAGGGAACGAAAATTATAATGCGGTTGTCAAAACATATATCTATGATGTGGCCAATAATAAATTTAATGAAGGAACCATAACAGGAATTACTGAGCTGGGAGGGCCCGGGCTGGTGCATCTTTTTGATTTTAACAATGACAACCATCCGGATATTTTATTGGGCGGATTCGACTGGTCTGCTTCAGATCTGCCATCGCTGACAAAACTATTTAAGAATAATTCCACAGCTGTAAATGCTAAACCTACTGCACCTACTCATCTGAACGTGACAAAAAGCGGAAACAGATTCAATTTTTCATGGAGTGGTGCTTCAGATGATAAAACCCCGGTGAATGCACTACGTTACGAAATTACAGTAGGATCTACACAGGGTGCGAATGATATTGCCAAATATGTAGTGACAACGCCATCATGGTTTCTTGAACTTGATCCGGCCATTCAAAATGTATACTGGAGTGTGAAATCTATTGATGCTTCGAAAGTATATTCTGATGCTTCTCCACAGGGCACACTCGGAACTTCGGAAATTAAATCAGATAAACAGCTTGTTATCTATCCCAATCCGGTATCCGATAAAGTGTACATCAGAGGAGAAAAAGTTTCAGAAGCGGAAATGTATGCGATGGATGGAAGAAAAATGAATATCAGTGTAAATGGAGATCAGTCTATTGATGTTTCTCATGTACCGAAAGGAGTCTATATTTTAAAACTGAAGATAAAAAACGAAATAACCACCAGGAAACTTACGATTAAGTAA
- the rpmB gene encoding 50S ribosomal protein L28 — MSRICQITGKRAMVGNNVSHANNKTKRRFEINLLEKKFYLPEQDKHVTLKVSAHGLRVINKIGIEEAIERATRNGLIKKN; from the coding sequence ATGTCAAGAATTTGCCAAATAACAGGAAAGCGTGCAATGGTTGGTAACAACGTTTCTCACGCTAATAACAAAACGAAGCGTCGTTTTGAAATTAACTTATTAGAGAAGAAGTTTTACCTTCCGGAGCAAGATAAGCACGTTACACTGAAAGTATCAGCTCATGGATTGAGAGTGATTAACAAGATTGGAATCGAGGAAGCTATTGAAAGAGCTACTAGAAACGGATTGATTAAAAAGAATTAA
- the rpmG gene encoding 50S ribosomal protein L33 has protein sequence MAKKGNRVQVILECTEHKESGMPGMSRYISTKNKKNTTERLELKKYNPVLKRSTLHKEIK, from the coding sequence ATGGCAAAAAAAGGAAATAGAGTTCAAGTAATCCTTGAATGCACAGAGCACAAAGAAAGTGGTATGCCAGGAATGTCTAGATACATTTCTACAAAAAATAAAAAGAACACTACAGAAAGATTGGAATTGAAAAAATACAATCCTGTTCTTAAGAGATCTACCCTTCACAAAGAAATTAAGTAA
- a CDS encoding DUF4295 family protein produces the protein MAKKVVATLQTGSKKMTKVVKMVKSSKSGAYVFEEKVMNADEVDGYLKK, from the coding sequence ATGGCAAAGAAAGTAGTAGCAACCCTACAAACTGGGTCTAAGAAAATGACCAAAGTGGTGAAAATGGTGAAGTCTTCTAAATCAGGAGCTTACGTTTTCGAAGAAAAAGTAATGAATGCTGATGAAGTAGATGGTTATTTAAAAAAATAA
- a CDS encoding RidA family protein: MKKILILACTATFLFLFSQKTVSPVEYKSSPKVFSIKGLSQSVSIDCGSSRMIVLSGQVPLDAEGNLVGKTTEEQTHQVFKNIENILKEYGGTGKDIIKLGIFTTDITKTPDFRKVRDNYVNLQNPPVSTLVEVSRLFREDVLIEVEATAVVKNK, from the coding sequence ATGAAAAAGATACTTATTCTGGCCTGCACAGCAACTTTTCTATTTTTATTCAGTCAGAAAACCGTGAGCCCTGTAGAATATAAAAGTTCGCCAAAAGTTTTCAGCATAAAAGGACTATCCCAGTCAGTAAGTATCGATTGTGGAAGTTCCAGAATGATTGTATTGTCCGGACAGGTTCCGCTGGATGCGGAAGGAAACCTTGTGGGAAAAACAACAGAAGAACAGACGCATCAGGTTTTCAAGAATATTGAAAACATCCTGAAGGAGTATGGAGGAACGGGAAAAGATATTATTAAGCTGGGAATCTTTACCACAGACATCACAAAGACACCTGATTTCAGAAAAGTAAGGGACAACTATGTAAATCTTCAGAACCCACCTGTAAGCACCCTTGTGGAAGTGAGCAGGCTTTTCAGAGAGGACGTGCTTATCGAAGTAGAAGCCACAGCAGTGGTTAAAAATAAATAA
- the ftsY gene encoding signal recognition particle-docking protein FtsY produces MSWFKNIFKKEEKETLDKGLEKSSQGFFEKMTKAVVGKSKVDDEVLDDLEEVLIASDVGASTTIKIIQRIEERVARDKYVGVNELDQILRDEISGLLLENPHAGTGNIDTSKKPYVIMVVGVNGVGKTTTIGKLAHQFKSEGKKVVLGAADTFRAAAVDQLVIWSERVGVPIVKQEMGSDPASVAFDTVQSAVAQNADVVIIDTAGRLHNKINLMNELSKIKRVMQKVIPDAPHEILLVLDGSTGQNAFEQAKQFTAATEVNALAVTKLDGTAKGGVVIGISDQFQIPVKYIGVGEKMQDLQLFNGTEFVDSFFKKR; encoded by the coding sequence ATGAGTTGGTTTAAAAATATTTTCAAAAAGGAAGAAAAAGAAACCTTAGATAAAGGATTGGAAAAATCCAGCCAGGGATTCTTTGAAAAAATGACAAAAGCCGTAGTAGGCAAAAGCAAAGTAGATGATGAGGTACTTGATGATCTTGAAGAAGTACTGATTGCATCTGATGTGGGAGCCTCTACTACGATCAAAATCATTCAGAGAATTGAAGAGCGTGTTGCCAGGGACAAATATGTTGGAGTCAATGAGCTTGATCAGATTCTTCGTGATGAAATTTCAGGCCTGCTGCTAGAAAATCCTCATGCCGGTACAGGAAATATTGACACTTCCAAAAAACCTTATGTCATCATGGTAGTAGGGGTAAACGGAGTGGGAAAAACCACCACCATAGGAAAACTGGCGCACCAGTTCAAATCAGAAGGTAAAAAAGTGGTTCTTGGAGCGGCAGATACTTTTAGAGCAGCAGCAGTAGACCAGCTTGTCATCTGGAGCGAAAGAGTGGGTGTTCCCATTGTAAAACAGGAAATGGGATCAGATCCTGCCTCCGTTGCATTTGATACCGTACAAAGTGCCGTTGCACAGAATGCCGATGTTGTCATTATAGATACTGCAGGAAGGCTTCATAATAAAATTAACCTGATGAATGAGCTTTCCAAAATCAAAAGAGTAATGCAGAAGGTTATTCCTGATGCCCCACATGAGATTCTTTTGGTTCTTGATGGTTCTACGGGACAGAATGCATTCGAACAGGCCAAACAGTTCACCGCAGCTACCGAAGTAAACGCTTTAGCCGTTACCAAATTAGACGGAACCGCAAAAGGCGGAGTGGTAATCGGAATCTCCGATCAGTTCCAGATTCCGGTGAAATATATTGGAGTAGGTGAAAAAATGCAGGATTTGCAGCTTTTTAATGGTACGGAATTTGTAGACTCATTCTTCAAGAAAAGATGA
- a CDS encoding GlsB/YeaQ/YmgE family stress response membrane protein — protein sequence MGIITWILFGLIAGAIAKMIMPGTQGGGWLITIILGILGAFVGGAIGVYILHWGDVTSFWNPRSWILSIGGALIILWIYGMATRKS from the coding sequence ATGGGAATTATAACATGGATCTTATTCGGTCTTATTGCAGGTGCAATCGCTAAAATGATCATGCCCGGAACTCAGGGAGGAGGATGGCTAATCACTATTATCCTTGGAATTCTGGGAGCATTTGTAGGAGGAGCTATAGGAGTTTACATTCTACATTGGGGAGACGTTACTTCCTTCTGGAACCCAAGAAGCTGGATTCTATCCATTGGAGGCGCTTTAATCATCCTCTGGATTTACGGAATGGCGACCAGGAAAAGCTGA